TAAGCAAACCATTGATCCATGTGGTATCCTTCTGAACTGACAGGCACAGTTCCCATTTTGAACTGGAGAGAGGGTAGCAACTGCACCTATGTTGGTAAAAGCATCGAACGTGACGCGGGAAGTCTCACGGTGACGGACAGTGGTTACTATTTCATCTACAGCCAGGTATTGTCACTGCACTTTTGTTAGGGCATATCTGGGGTTCGAACCCGCGATAGGCGGACCCTTGTGAAAGAGATGAAGTCTTGCACAGCATCACCAGCAGCGACACCCAATGCTAATGTACATGTTGTACCCTCACAAGATATAGGGAATATCACCTATAGTATGGTTCCTCGGTTTCAAAACAGAAATGATTACAACTGAAACACAATGCTTTCCCCTTTCAGTTTCAGGTTATGTGGGATGtttctaaaagtggcataaaactatactcaatcCTCTACTTTTATCATTGTGGCGGTGTTTAAATCTTTaatattatgttatgttatgttatgttatgttatgttatgttatgttatgttatgttatgttatgttatgttattttattttattttattttattttattttattttattttattttattttattttattttattttgatgcAGTTAAAAGTGCATGATGATGTTTCAGATCTTGTACCGAGGTGAAGGCACCAGAGAACTGGATTATGGACGGGTACTGCATATTGTGTTGAAGCAGAGAGTGACAGAGCGGCCTGAATCTCCCACAATTTTGATGAGGAATCTAATATCCACACCCTCCATCAGGAGAGGTCACATGACCTACGCGAGCAGTGTACTAGGGGCCACTTTCTTCCTTGAACCCCACACCAGGCTCTCTGTCCAGTCCAGCATCCCGGCGAACATTGATGCATCGGGGTCTCCACACTCTAACGTCTTTGGTCTATTTCTTGTATAATTTTTCTACGAAAAATGATCATACAGTCGTTAGGTGTTGaggcttgtttttgttttgcgaCATACATGCGCAGGCCATGTCTGAAGAATAGAATGTGACCATCATTGTAAATATTGCCATCATTGTAAATATCATCGGATATGGTTTTCCGTTTATTCTCTTAGTTATTCAGTGATCACGAGTGTCCATTGCTCAGTGTGACGAAACCCTGtattaaggtgtgtgtgtttgtcaggGACAATTCTGTGCTATGTTACTTTAATCGTGCTTGAAAACGGTGTAAAAAaatataccgaaacgtcgcatcatagaaataaagaaggtTTTGAATCCATAAcgtattatacttttctattaTCCATCAACATCTAAAataccaatcaaacagatcaattGTAACAATCCcaagttattttgttttgttgtgaataTTATATGGTGAAGCTTTTACAGTTGTCACCGCAGGTGTTGTTAGGCTATAAGAAAGGACTTGTTGTCACCGCAGGTGTTGTTAGGCTATAAGAAATGACTTGTGGCTGTCGCCCCACGTGTTGTTAAGCTGTAAGGAAAGACTTGCAGTCGTCTATCATACAGACACTGAAGCACATGCAAATGTATACAAGGAaccccacgcaagtctagaaaatgtggaaatctagatttccaGAGCATGAAGAACGTATCAGGGcttcttttcattatatttgtatTTACTACGACGGTTTGTTTCTGTACACTATGTTCATTATAGAGACTACCGGTTGTTAGTGAGGGCAGGCAGATGTTACCTTCCCATGTCGGTATGCTACAAGCAAAGACTGCAGCTACtcgtatcacatcacatcattgCTAAATGTTATTGGAAAAGTGTTTACGTGTTTCAGAAAAATAAACGAATAAGAATTTTGTTGGATGTTAATAATCTGATTTTGGAGTCTCAGGCAGGTTTCCGTCATGAGTACTCTATGGTatacaatatttttgttttatccTGCAGTCGCTTTTAGAAAATCCTTTGATTACATTAACAGGAAAACCTGTTGTGTATGTTAGTTATAAAAAGGTTGTTTAACATATTGAAGAGTATGTATCCATCAATTAAAGCTTATATAAAATCTGAAGAGGGCATCACGCAACAGTTTGAAAATTCATGTGGGGTTTGCCAAGGTTGTGTTTTAAGCCCTGtgctattcatatttttttaataaatgaaCTTGTAACTGATATGTATAATAAATGCAATCATGGAATATTCATAAGCAAACATATTGAAGACATAATGATGCTATTGTTTGCAGATGAAgtttcaatgttttcatttacagTATCAGGTTTGCAAAGACGATTGAATGTAGTAGATGGTTTTCGTTTGAATACAGAAGTGAATACAGAAAATAAACCAAATAAAATAGTATTTAGAAACAATGGTACATTACGGAGAAACGAGAAATGGTACTTTGGggataaacaaataaaaagtgTCACATATTATAAGTACTTAGGGTTGATATTCTCCTCAAGGCTCTCTTGGTCAAACGCTTATAATACTCTTGCTGCACAGGCATCTAAAGCAATGGCttatgtatttcatttatttagtaAGAACAGATATATCTAATTCACAACTGCGGCTTTTAGTGGCCATACCCCCAGAGGGGTTGAAGTATCATAACATTATTGTCATATTATTGGGGTATCTAAGACCCCATCTTTCGAAGTATAATTATGTATTTATACATTTGTTTTATACACAGACTAATTAGGTTACTGTCGCATTACAGCACTGAACATTGCAGTAACGGTATGGTGTATCGCAACTCGCAGCTCACTCTCTCAAGAGgttatgaaagaaacacattgtaaaacaaatggTATTTGAGAGACATTCCAATAGTCGATGCAGGTTTTATATCTGGCTTGGTGATACAAATTCAATGGCAATATATAGTGTCAGCGAGGCTGTCGTTGGAAACCCTTATCACGACCGCCCAATCCATAAGCATATGACACAGATATATCAACAAAAGACAGCAATCGTATAAGTGAATCAGCTACTACATCTATCATGCTTTGTTTGAGGAACATTACCTGCTTGAAAATTGAACAAAGATTTTAGCCACTAGCTGGAAAATGAACACTCTAGAGTTATTAAGGACTTTCATCATTGTGTTTACCGCAGTCTCGTGTAGAACAGGGCTAGAGTGGTGTGGCAGGTCTGATTGGGCGTTATCGTAACCTGAATGTAAAGGTCATTGTCCATTCTGTCAACAACTGTTTGTCTGTTGGTTGTCCATTGCCCCTACAACTGTAGGACCTGACATCCTGGTATATATATCGCTCATTTGGATGAGGCTACGGGCTAAACAACAAGCCCATGGTTCTGGAGGGACTCATCAAGGTGGGGAGGGAACTTCATTCCACGACTAAAAGTTGTCGGAACATGCTGTTTGACcatattatagctaaaatggatagaattatcattaaaacgcccgcacgttatcagaaatgagcgggccactgtaacttgatgaTGTCCGCAATtacttgacgacgggccattatcaatcccgttgttaggtgacgtcataagtagctcagcttttgaagttcaatcacctacggcacGGTTGAACTTGAGCTCATTATTGACATATATCTGgatcacattcgtcacatgtacctCTGCCATTATGTACTTTcttgcctgtgccaaccatgACAATTGAACCATAAAGTACAACatacaacaatgaaaatatCTACTGGAAGTCTAACGctgaaaactgagaaaatggcggctggtagtatgggcaaaggtcaaggtcgaatgtcgtaattctcaatagtgacgtcaccTCTGTTGTTCCATGACGCGTCtatgtttgtaaaatgtgtgtcagtgaccacAGTCGTTTGTTGTAAACAGTAAATGCCTCTTAGCCGATACcgttgtttttattcttatctTATTTAATATACTATTCCTTTTAGCTATGATAACGGTAAaagctatttttcagggcattatcatttgcag
This portion of the Haliotis asinina isolate JCU_RB_2024 chromosome 10, JCU_Hal_asi_v2, whole genome shotgun sequence genome encodes:
- the LOC137297775 gene encoding tumor necrosis factor-like codes for the protein MMTWMRAAKLLVAVNIILVVAVVIAMTLYKQTGSTSYTDTSSSVIDAQLAALSTRTDSGITYPRDWAVFQEVDSSLWKSAAHLVIDPRANYTGTVPILNWREGSNCTYVGKSIERDAGSLTVTDSGYYFIYSQILYRGEGTRELDYGRVLHIVLKQRVTERPESPTILMRNLISTPSIRRGHMTYASSVLGATFFLEPHTRLSVQSSIPANIDASGSPHSNVFGLFLV